TAGAGTCAAACATTTGTCGGTGTACGAGTTACGAAGAGATTGAACATGCCGTCAGACTGGTCAATCACTTTTTGCACGAGGACGGTTAACTGAAACATTGCCTCGTAAATATTCCATGAGTCTCTGAAGTTCGTATGTAGCGGCTTCTTCATTGAATAGGTGCGGTAATTGCACGTTAGGTGTGGTCTTTGGTGCCGATACCGTTTGGCTGTGGTTAGGCCAGTCTCGAAGATCCACTGCAATTGACCGCAATGACTGACTCCACTTGTCTCGTTGTTCTTTTGTAAAATCTGTCGTCAGTGTTTCGGCTAGAGACGTGAACCGTATGTATGCCTGTTGCAAGACGTTCATTTGCTGGCTGACGCGCTCTGTAGCAGAAGGTGCAGCGTATAGGTTAAATCGCAAGCTCTGTTTCGCTTGCGTCAGCGACTGGTTCATCTTTTGCAGTTGATTGAAGAGGTCTATGAGGCGCTGTTTCAATGTCACATTGAGAAACTGGAAATCGTTGTCGTGCACGGCCTGGCCAGTCTGGTCGACGACCTGTGCAAAATCCTGAACAAAACGACGCATTGATTGTTCGCTCTTCCTCGTCTCGTTTGTTGGAAAGAACACCGTCACAAACACGACGGCAACGAGGCTCCCGATGAGCGTGTCCCTGGCACGATCCCACGCGTAACCCGCTGAGTGGCTCTCAAAGTACAGGACAAACAAAATGCTGAGCGCCACCTGGTGGATGATGGTATCGTTCATGCGAAGAAGTTTCATCAGTGAAGTGCTGATGAAGAGGGCGATTCCCAGTGCCCACGCCGTAACAGGGATACCCTTGGCGAAAAAGCCAATCAGGAGAACGCCGATGACTGTTCCGACACACCGATAGAGGGAGAACCGCAGCGATTGCCCGATTGTCGTCTGGATACAGAGGATAAGCGTCAGTGGTGCGAGGTACGGGTGCTTTGACCCTAGAAGTCGAGCCGCTTCCCAGGCTATCACGGAGCCGAGAGTAGTTTTCCACACGATCCCCGTTCGTTCAAGAAAGCTCGATTTCTCCCTCTGAATTTGTCTGGCTTTCATACCGGTCCCCAAAGAGAATTCCTCCATGTCGAACTACACTGTTATTCACTCCAGATTTCCCCGGGGCAAAGCACACCATTCATATTCTATGTACAAAGAGTGCTTGGCAACGCCACGTAGCGGCCGCGTAATTCCTCGGTTACCTGATAATCCCCTGGAAAAATGGGGATAGTAAACATCGTGCTATCATACTTCAGAAAAAGGGGTACCTATGGATCTTGCCTTTCAGTTACTCATTTTTAGTCACGCTCGCATGAACGTCACCATGTTTGTTCTTACAGGAATCATGGCTTACTTTATAGACTACAGGTCACTAAGAGACGAGCCGCAATTCAGACGTGAGGCCACGCTCGTTCGAATCACGGCTTTCGTATTTTGTATTGGTGGTCTAGCGGTGCTCGTCGCTTTTCAAATCCTCGTTTGGTTAAGCTAGTGTGCGGACATCCCGGCGCGGCGCATGTACACTTTTACATGCACATGAATGGGTGTCGTCGCAAACTCTTGGTCCCATTTTTGTCGAGATTCACCCAGTATATCAGTCCAATAACTCGGACTCCGACCCCGGATATACTCTCCAAAACCAAACACGTCCGCGTGCAACTTTTGCATTTTTGTAATGACGGCCTGTTGGTCATCTGTCAGCGTCCTCTCCATTTCTCTTCCGACTTGAGACATGACTGAATCCAGAGGTTTTCGGCCGGTTTTCTCTTCGATGTTCGCTTCGATAAAGGTGTAAATATCGAACGTTGGTTTTCCGTTTTCCATGCGCATCTTGATGACCGACTGACGGTTGGTTCCCTTGGCGATGACGCTGTGTTGAGGGTCACCCGGCATTGGGACGGCAACCCCGTAGCCAGCTCTTCGTTGGTTTTTAATCTCCATGTATGCTGCCGTTTCAAGAGGGCTCAGCGTGCCGACCATTCGCTCGGACCGGAAGACCGCCAGCCCTTCAGAAACAACCTTGTCTTGGGAGACTTGCATTAACGGAAGTACAGGCTCCTGCCCTTTTGATGACAATGTAGACCAAAAGTTCCCAAGATACACATCCGGTAACTTGCCTAACTGTACCGAATGGTCCATGGTTCCCACCAGATACAGTGTGGGTACGCGCTCTAGTTTTGGTGCAACCTCCATCGCTTCATTGGCGTCGCCGACAGAGACGACCATCCAGGCCAGCCTGCGAATCTCGGCATTTCTGCGGAAGAAATCTTGAATGTCATGGATCCCAACTGACCGAGCTAGCTTCTGGTTAACGATGATAACGCGCAAGTGACCTAAAAACAGCTTGTCAGCAAGCTCCTGCTGCATATTATTGACGGCGTCGTCGATTGTCTTTCCTGTCGAGCTAACGACCCACACGGGTCTCTGCGTACCGCCGCCCCCCGTGCTTCCCTCACCGGGCCCCAAGGGGATTCGACCCGGAATCGCTACCTGTGCCGTCAGTCGGTAGCCGCTTAAATCACTTCGCGCATTCGGTCCAGTGATTCCTTGTCCGCTGCCGTCCTCTATTGGATCGATAGCGAGTCCCAGGATCGTACCACGATCTTCGATCTCCAGTTTATCCCAGCAACCTGTAAGCATCGGGAAGGTAACGAAGAAAATACCGACGGTTGTTAACCATTTCTTTACCTTCATGTTACGATTTCACCCTTGCTGTTTTACTGACATGAACAATAAGCAAAATAAGTGGATAGCCAAGTGTTAGACACAGGCCAATGATCCCCACCTGTTGGACAACTTGGTACAGCATTACAATGTCTGCGGGCTGTTTGGCTAAAGCGAGAATGACCGGCATGGCAAGAAGACTCAGGCTGCGGTGGCTTTTCAGTTCAAACAAATGACCAAATGCTTGAATGGCAAGGTAGTAAGCCGCAAAAATGGCACTAAAAACGGCTGTCACCCAGACCGCTAGGAAGACAGGGTCTAAACGCTCTACAAAAAACGTTGGCAGTGCCGCTGTTTTCGCCAGTTCTAGGGTTGGCCACAGGAGATTGTTCATTTCTTCAATCCCGAATACCGACAGCGTGGCGAACATGAGGATGATGTACAGCATTCCGGCGATCCCCATGCCCACTAACGTACTTTTGATGGCCTTTCCTGGCCTGTACATGAAGGGAACGAGCAGGCCGACAATGAGATAATTTGTGAACAGTGAGGCGACGACCATGATGGACTCGGTAATATTGCTGAGTGGTTGGCCGTGAAAGAGGCCTAAGATCGGCATCAGATTCGTTAATTGGGCACTTTTCAAGCTGAGTACGACGATGATTAATGCGGGAAAATAAACGAATGGCATATAAAACGTGAGGATTCTTGAGAATACCGCAACGTCACTACGGCAGGCAATCGTGGCAAGCAGAATCATCACGAAAACCGTCACGGAAATGGGTGTCCTCTGCAGGACTGATGTGACAACCACTTCACCGAATTCCCGGGAAGCGAGGGCCGCTAACTCCAAGAAATAACAACCGATGACAACGGTCATCAGTTTCCCCAGCCATTTTCCTACGAGTCCGTCTGCGTACTCAAAAATTGTCTGGTTCGGGTATTGTTTGCCTAGATATGCCACGA
This is a stretch of genomic DNA from Alicyclobacillus dauci. It encodes these proteins:
- a CDS encoding Ger(x)C family spore germination protein, with product MKVKKWLTTVGIFFVTFPMLTGCWDKLEIEDRGTILGLAIDPIEDGSGQGITGPNARSDLSGYRLTAQVAIPGRIPLGPGEGSTGGGGTQRPVWVVSSTGKTIDDAVNNMQQELADKLFLGHLRVIIVNQKLARSVGIHDIQDFFRRNAEIRRLAWMVVSVGDANEAMEVAPKLERVPTLYLVGTMDHSVQLGKLPDVYLGNFWSTLSSKGQEPVLPLMQVSQDKVVSEGLAVFRSERMVGTLSPLETAAYMEIKNQRRAGYGVAVPMPGDPQHSVIAKGTNRQSVIKMRMENGKPTFDIYTFIEANIEEKTGRKPLDSVMSQVGREMERTLTDDQQAVITKMQKLHADVFGFGEYIRGRSPSYWTDILGESRQKWDQEFATTPIHVHVKVYMRRAGMSAH
- a CDS encoding GerAB/ArcD/ProY family transporter, coding for MQKPKSVTAVQLTMSIGTSIIGVGILAFPRITVEYVRTGAPFAAAFAMLLMMCGGIVVAYLGKQYPNQTIFEYADGLVGKWLGKLMTVVIGCYFLELAALASREFGEVVVTSVLQRTPISVTVFVMILLATIACRSDVAVFSRILTFYMPFVYFPALIIVVLSLKSAQLTNLMPILGLFHGQPLSNITESIMVVASLFTNYLIVGLLVPFMYRPGKAIKSTLVGMGIAGMLYIILMFATLSVFGIEEMNNLLWPTLELAKTAALPTFFVERLDPVFLAVWVTAVFSAIFAAYYLAIQAFGHLFELKSHRSLSLLAMPVILALAKQPADIVMLYQVVQQVGIIGLCLTLGYPLILLIVHVSKTARVKS
- a CDS encoding FUSC family protein, which gives rise to MKARQIQREKSSFLERTGIVWKTTLGSVIAWEAARLLGSKHPYLAPLTLILCIQTTIGQSLRFSLYRCVGTVIGVLLIGFFAKGIPVTAWALGIALFISTSLMKLLRMNDTIIHQVALSILFVLYFESHSAGYAWDRARDTLIGSLVAVVFVTVFFPTNETRKSEQSMRRFVQDFAQVVDQTGQAVHDNDFQFLNVTLKQRLIDLFNQLQKMNQSLTQAKQSLRFNLYAAPSATERVSQQMNVLQQAYIRFTSLAETLTTDFTKEQRDKWSQSLRSIAVDLRDWPNHSQTVSAPKTTPNVQLPHLFNEEAATYELQRLMEYLRGNVSVNRPRAKSD